From the Manihot esculenta cultivar AM560-2 chromosome 14, M.esculenta_v8, whole genome shotgun sequence genome, the window CCATTTTTTATGAGACTGATGGGTATTATGAATTTGACTATTATGATTGTTTGATATTTTTGGGCTACTAATAAGTGTCGGAAATAGTAATAGGTATCGTTGGAATGAGTAGTATTTAgattaatttgaaattgaaataattaattgaattaaaacaatttcaaaatttatttcaattttatattttttattttgatttgatttgattttaaaaaattaattatttttattttattttatttttattaaaaaacttcAGCAAAATGAACTGATTAGTTTGTTATATTATATCGGTTTGATAATATAGAGATCGAATTTTAATTAATCTtggaataatttaattaaattttaaaatataaaaaataaaatataaaaaataaaaaataatattaaaaaataaactgaattaaattaaatcagacCAATTCGATTTATACCGATTCAATTTTGATTTGAAGTGGATGCATGTATCCAAACTCGAATTGGCTTAGTGAGGCTCCTAAAATTATTATGAGATTTCAAGTTTGTGATATTAACTATAATTGATTGCATATGTATGACTTTTTGTTCGAATAAGTCCTCTCGTTAAATTGATTGGGACTTTtttgaatatattattaaatattagtttaaaagtcataacttaataaatatttaaactttaaaaaattatacttttaaacacaattttacataataaaataataaaaattgtatttaaaagtaattttttaaatttattattaaaaataattttttaaatttatagttttaaaattatatttaaaagtaattttaaaaaaaattagatacttaaaataatatatattttttaaaatttaaatgtttaaaattaatatttttaaatttaaatatttattatattataattaaaattaaagtatttaataaaaaatgataaaatatatgTGTGTAAATATATATGTGacaaaaaatattgaataagcTTAAAATACCATGGAGATGAGATGGTGCATCTAACTAATAAAAGCAAATCACATTagcaattttattaaaaaaataaaaacttaataaaattaaatttgtttaaACTGCTACATAAATTATAAACTCTTTAAATGGTATTATCTGTCTCAGAATATTTAtggtttaaaatttatttactcaaactaataaaattaattaatagttttaatttttgaaagtttataataatttgtcaaataataatattttttcatatattagcattaaatgatttaaaaattaataacaatatataaaaaataaaaattaatattttcttaaattcaAAAAGTGACATAATTGTTTTAAAACAATCTGTAAACTGACAGTCATCATGGTATAAGCTAATAATATGAATTTTATGGATTGATTTGCTTTTAAGTTAAATGATTAGTTGTTACATTATAATTAGCTGCATTATAACGATCTAGAAATTTGACTGTTATCAGTACTAAGACTCATATcaacttaaaattaattgattgtAACGATTTAAAAATTGAACCGCTCTCGGTATTAAAACTCAAGTCAATTTAAGATTATTGAATTccgtaataaatttaatatacattcTGCTACacgtaatataattttaaatataatcataaaaattataaaaatatttttatattataaattaaaatttaacatgtttaaaatatttgatttaaaaaataatttaatttaattttagtcaCTTTGACTTACACAAATCTAAgtttaaaatagttattttcttattaatctCTACGGTTTTAAAAGTCTAATTTTATATGGATGAACTGATATGTGAGGttaaatattacttttataattattaaaattatttcaaaaaatttctataaatatataaaaaatatgtaaaaaacaaattaaaaagggcTGGACAAAGAGTTTTTGACGGTAATTTCTACAATTTAAAGCAAAAAATAGTCTTTACATACAGTTCAGCAGTCTAACTTTGATTTTACTATAATGTTATTATATTGACATGTGAAATATAGTTGGGCAGTCTAATTTGGATTCTACTACAATGTTATTATATTGACATGTGAAATGCAGGGATCTCTCAAACAATAAACTTATAGGAGATATTCCTGTCAATGGCTCCTTTCCCTTGTTCATGCCAAATACGGTGGACACTGTAACAAcgctattttaattttttttaatattttttttaaatttatatataataaaaaatttatatatatatatattttaatttttttcatttttataatttattttatatttttataatcattaaaatttaatttaaattaatatatttttaattataaatagtatttatgataaattaatttattaataatatattatataaaaaaatagagtgacacatatattataattaaataatatatattaatttaaactataatCATTAAtagtatattaaatatttaatattctgAAAGGTCAAACCCCGATCCagtaatattattgaaatattGATGATATATATTAGATGCGGATGACGCTGGTAGTTGTtcatattgaattattttttataatatttaaattttttttgacgAAATGTTTCACGACCAATTAAATTGGTAATAGAATTTAATATGTATgagtctattttatttttaatttgttaattaatatttaattaatatatgtttataattaatgtttaagtaatatttttttatcattaatatttaattaatgtatttttataattaattgtttttatttatttataatataattgaatatttgaatattgaatgaaattgtaaaatatataaatatttatggtgaatatataaaattatatgaattttttgaataaaatatataaataaagttaaagtaaaataaataatataatattaaaaagataataatataaataaaatatttttttgatgttaaaaataatttaaaatattaaaaataatattataccattttaatattttacattaaaatagTGTCAAAAACTAGTGCATACATTTGAAGATGGCCTTACTATTTCATTTCTTTGCAGTTTTAACGATAATCTACTCAATAAACCTCCAGCTTCACCTCCTTCTCCATTGACTCCACCGACACCTACTCCTAGTGGTTAGTGTTGATATCTGCATTTTAGTCTCGGTGTTTTTTACTGCAAGTTTGAATTGGATTGGACCCTTTTCTCGATTCCCAAGATCTTGtttaaattttcttatatttatttattattcagtTGGAAGTTGGAATTTTATTTGCATCTTGAATGATGCCTTTATATCTGCAACTTcgctttaattcatatttatttttgtttttttcaacTTCTCTATGaattcataattaataaaacGGTAAATAAACTTCATATGATTTCCATTTTTTACTGGAACTTTAAGCTTGGAccattaatttttgaattttttttgaaCTCTTATAGATCGTTACTTGACTAGTTTAGGGAGAACGAGAAACGAAGAAggagattttgatttttaaatgtaaaaattatttatatgtgtGATATAATATATAAGAGTAGTttgagaagaaaaataatttttaaatatttgactaataatttataaatgaattaatcgagaaataaatgaaataattgtGAATTTGGACGGAACGAACATATAAAAGTTTAAATGTTCAATATAGCGATtggattattaattattttaaaatttaaggatcaaaataaaatttatcttttattttattaggggAAGATGGCGAATGGAGAAGGATAACTGCTAAATCAGCAATCATGGATAATGGGTTGAGCCTGGTTTTCCATATGGGTCAACATCTACTGGCCCATACAGTGACTGCCAAGCATCACTATCACTTGCTCATTTTAACAACATTCAGCCATTCATTATTCAAAACTGGAGAGGGACCATGAAATGCAGCATTATTTTCTCCAATTCACCTATTTAACTATCATTGAACTAAATCTTAAATACAAATGTCCCCAACAACATGCCATTTTCAAGTGTTGGACCATCGACTAAGAAAATCACTTGCTTCATTGCCAGTTTTCCATAAGTTTCTATTGCTTCTATTTCTGAAGAGAAAAAATAAGTTAGCCTTAGCATATTTGGTTGAATTTTGGACTATTctaaatttcattttcttttgttttctccATTTATGGGATAAATTATTTCATGTGCACTATAGCTTTGCAAATCAAGCCCAAGTAAATGCCCACATGAACCCAACTCAACTATAACAAAAATCGCAACCTGGGACTGGGATTAAACCAAAGTCAGTTTTAAGcccaaatataatatattttcacAAGATTTAAGTCTAAGTCAATAGACTGCATAAAACTGATTTTGGTGATAgtttctttaaaattttgaagaattttcatcaattaaaaaatgattttgAACTGAATTTTTATTAATCTCGTGTGAGCCTTCAATCTTCAACTATGCAAACACATAACATCCTCCCTgctattttttttctcaaatccTCCACGATCTCAAACCAAATTTCTAAACCTTTTGACTTGCTGTCATCGGTTGCTTCACCGCCACCTGGAGAATGACGGAAACTAGCTGTCGCTTTCAATAGCAAATGGTGGATTCGAGAATGGAGGATAGCCGTCACATGCAGCTACTAATGCCGGCGGTCACTAACACTGTAGATTGGAGAAAACTTGCATAAACCTTAGCATCATAAATTCACATataaatattgattaaaatCTATATCCATATTTTTTAGATTTGCAGTTTCAATTCTATAcaattgaaaagaaattaaatagaaaaaataaaatagagaaattttaacttaatcaaaaatattttctaccAATCAAATGTgcaaaagaaatcaattaaatatatttatttagatttacttataaaaaatttagaatcaATCATCCTCTCCCTGTACTATTACTCGTCCACTTCACTACTATTCATCCcccataaattattatattgagTTTGTCTAATGTAATTAATGTTTATTATAATCAACATAAttacaattattattttttattttttattattgttttaaaaagAGAAACACTAGATTTAAAACACGAAAAGGGGCCGAGATCGATGCTAGAATGAGTAGTATTAGGTTTAAACAGAAAAAatcaatcgaatcaaattaatttaaaattttatcttgattttttatttatttcggttcgtttcgatttttaattttaaaaaatttaattattttagttctgtttgattttaatcaaaaaaaaaaaatcgaatcgaatcaattagtgataatagtatattattttcaatagtaTAGGGAGATTAGATCAcattaaagttaaaaatatttcaattaaattttaaaatattaaaaataaagtataaaaaataaaaaatttattaaaaattcaaatcgataaaattgaatcgaatcagatcgatttgattcgattcaatttctaatcaaaattaatacagttcaattttcataaatattaaaattttaatttttaatttattcgattcgatttgatttgaatcAAACCGAGCAAATGCTTACTCCTAATCCATACAATACAACGATTGGTTTGGTCATTGAAATGTGTTGgccaaaattatattttaaacagGAAATCAACACCATTGTTTGTAAGTCATGTATGTggacattttaatttataaaattaagaaatatatatattatttaataaataatacatGGAAATATATAGCTTAAGCAATGATTATTGAGATAATAAGAGATTTTatattgattaatatttttactaCAAATTAAAGTGAAATTGTATATCCTTAAATTgagttattatttataaaatgttattcgatttaaaatttcaataacaataataaatggGAGCTTGAAACTCACGTATTGCATCTAGCTTTATAAGCCAGCGACTGGGCACAAAAGTCTCCACAAAGTTATCTCCACTAGGCTTAAAGATGGCAACAGGAAAACCGGAATAGCCTGTAAAAAAGTCATAAAAAAGCACAAAGTACCCTGCACTGTCTCTTGAATAACCTCCACGTGTCCTGTCTTATCCTTAACCTTTTCCTCTTCCTTTTTTCCCCCTTCACAGTTCCCTCTCTCACTCTTCAAATCGCGCTATCTTCTTTTTCACGCTTCCCTCTTTTATCTCTAAACACACAACCCTCACTCGTTCCCCTCATCCAAAGCAATAAGCATCTTTTGTCTTGAAAGTCTTAGAAATGGCTACTAATCTTCTTCCCTTGGGTCACGTCGCAATTAGAGCCTCTGCTGCAACAGGTCCACGGAGATCTGGTCCGAACCATCGGAAAAACTCGTCCCCCTCGTCTTCCAACTGGTGGACCCCGCTTTTTGGGTGGTCCTCTGAGCCCGACTACATTGGCTCTGAGAGTAAAGCGGAAGATTTGCAGGATAAAAGGGAGTCAGTTCTGGAGTCAAAATCAATGAGATCTCGGTTTGCTCCAGGTTGCTTTACTGAGGAGAAGGCGAAACAGCTCCGCATGTTGACTAATGATACGTCATCCTTTCACGATGCTATGTATCACTCAGCGATCGCGTCTCGGCTGGCTTCAGACTTCAAAAACAAATCCGATCCGTAGTCCTCCGGCAACTAAGCCTTATAACTCGATATTTATGTAtttcatatgttttattttcGTTTTTTGTAGAAATAGTTTTGCTAGTAGAACTTAATCTGGCCTGCTATATGTTGATGAATGATGATCCTCTTCCTCTGTGACGCATGGTTTAGTTGATTGATTGCTTGCTTGTAAGAGATGTTTAATCAGGTAACCATATATGCTGAAATCTGTAAATTATTGATGTACAGAAGTTGATAAAATTTCATTATCGTTTCGATTGGATTAAGCAGTATTGAGTGAGCCGTGACGGAAACGTGGATGATGCTTGCGTTTTATCCATTTTCTTTGGGGGATTTATTCATTGATTAATTATTCAGTTAAGCTGATGTTTGCAGCATATTAGCCGGCATCCATTGGGCTAGGGGATCAATCATTCTTCTTTTCTAAAAGAGTTGGTATTGTGTGCTGGGTCCCATTTCATCTCTTGCAAGGGACGAAAATCATCAGGAAGACAGGAACTCGAGCTTATTTTAATCGTGGTTAGATTTGATGATTATGGAGAATGGAAAGCTGAGTCAGaagattaattaagaaaaaaaaaatattaattagtttctcAATTTCACCCTCcattttgataaatatattttaatattttaataattttattaattaatctctaaatttttaaaaaacttattaattgatttattaaatttataaaaaaatctattaattagtttattatattaaaaatattttaaatttttataatatttaataattaaaattaaataattaattaattaatacattttttaaaaatattaaatatattttaatattttttaaaaataaattaattaattaattaatttttcattaataaattagaAATTGACAACGGAAACTTCCTAATGTTTCTTAAATCTTTTCGTGAACCCATTTCCCATGACGCGAAACACTGTTTTCTTAATAAATTCGTTATCCTTTAGGAGTTTTGGAGAATTTGGTTTGAGTTTGAGAATATAAAAAGTAATGcttcttttgtattttctttttcttttatttctcgaAAACATTTTCGTTTAAAGAAAATTGGTTTAATTTCTCCTACTTATTTTTCATGACTTTGTGTTTATTGATAATAAAGAAGTAAAATTCAAGTTGAATGAGGGAGGACAAGAGATGAGATAGagcttgattcaaaaaaaaaaaaaaagagatgagATAGAGCAAAACTAGAGGGAGTGGAAGAGGGGAGAGCAGAGAGAGAGGAGAGAGTGAGAAAGTAATAAATAAAGAGAATCTATTGCGATTAAAATCGAggagaaatatttatttaaattaaatttatatgaatttatagagttaatggataaaattttatataatttgatgttaattattataattaattttattatatgctagttttattattttgagggagtttttcaattctttatattttatatgaaatctGAAGTTCTTCATATTTATTCACTTAATATTTTGGAGTATAAATTGAGTCTATTTAGAGATTTGCTGGCctctattaattaaaataaaattatcaaaagtctaaataataattaatatttaaattaaggtTGGACTGTAATATCTATTATTAGCCTTTTGAATTGTTGGTAAAGTATCACGCATTTAGATCCTGGTTGGACTCTcccaattttaaaatattattattattattactcatCAATGAGAAAATACAGCTAAAAAGTGCTTAGGTGATATTTATAAGTTTGCTGGTGATTAAAGCGTCATTACGTGCCGATTGTAGCAGATTTTTTATCACAAATTGAACAAAACACTTGTTAATGCATAAGGATATTCTCCCTTGTAGTCATAAAAAGTACAAAAACTTGGGATTTTAAGCCCATGGTGTGGCATCCAAAGCCCATCCATTTtcggtttttcttttttaaattcaaattaatataatacttttttaatttttaataacaaaaattatattattataattttaaaaaattactatttaatttttatattataaaaaaacttttaattaactttttaattttagaaaatatattaaaaatattttttaatttttaaatagtctACAGTTAATTATAAcgttaattttactaattaaaattaataaaaaaattaattagtaaattttttaaaatgttaataatattttaatatattttttaaaaaattaattaattaatttttctataaaaactaaataataaaattttctaattaaaataacaaaaataaattaatctgaAGCTTCCCACGTCAAGGTTCTTGgcccctccccccccccccccctacTCTAATATGTCAAGTATGTCAGCTTATTCTTAAGGCGGAAGCTTCCTGCTCTGGTTAATTATTTCTCTCAAATGCTGTAAAATGCAATTAAAAACCTAATATTTGcctccccttttttttttttttaataatatttgctCCCTTcttcttaaaataaattttaaaagacttgtctcttttttttaaaaaaaatagaaaaataaaaataacaaataaacataattttatatattttaaacttcatttattttacaaaaaaataacttgtatttttaaaatatattctatgaaaaatatttttaataaaaaatatttttaataaaaaatattttttaatgagataatttattttctattatttaattttaattttaatttataaaataaaatttattaacgagtttatatataaaaattttaataagaattttaagtatagaaaataattttatatttttaaaaaaagaaagttatttttcttaaaattagaaaaatattttatgttgactaaattttttaaatgtattaaataCTAGAAGTATTTCAAATACCAAAAAACATTTTTCATCAGgcttaatttataaaatcataattttgaTATTTGATATCATCTAccataattatattattgaaaaattatgttttactataaattaattagtaaaaaattggtatgtgataaaattaaatatcaacatttcattaaatattatttgattacATATATTAGAAAAATGTCTTTGATAATGTTAACTTATTATTTTAtgccataatttttttatttttttatttttattaaaaataaattttcatcccataaaaatatatttgctTCTATTTTTACATTGATTTAAAAGATGTGTTAAATTTTTACAGACTACACCATTTCTATCTGTACCAACAGGAATTTGCAAGGaaacttttttttatatgtagTATCGTGCTGCTGTTAAATTTTCTCCCAACCTTTCTTCAAGCTTTTCTCAATCAAAATACTGGAAAAGAAAATACGTATGTGTTTGAAAATTTGAGTTACTCCCATTCTTGGAATTGGGTTAATTTTCTCTATTGTTTATCTTGTAATCTCGATCCTTGAAGAATCCATCAAAGTATTTGTTATACAATTACATGTCTGCAAGCTATGGAAAATTTAACAGGCTGATACAAAGGAAGACACGACAGTGATGTAACATGATCTCTCTCACCCATTCACAACATGGTCGATAATCAACATATCAAAACAAAGAATACAGAATCATAATTCATTATTGAAGAATCGAATTTCGTTAAACCCAAATTGCGAAAAGGATACACCTAGTAAAAGCCATGGGCAAAAGCACCAGCTAGCAAAGCAGTAAATAGACGGTCCCTTACACCTGGATTTCTACGCAGCGAGATTCTGACTGAAATTGAAACCCACAAACGTTAAAATGGCTCGAAGCCCAATCTAAGGAATCAGAAACTGAGAGGAAGAATGGGAGCATATATAGATGAGAGGAACCAGGAGCTTGAATGGAGGTCCATTGCTTTGCTTTTCAACAGTAGTATCCCTTATGGCATTCATAagatgaataaataaaatacaacAATGATCTTTTAGAAAGAACACGAACATACGCATGAAGGAATGTAGCGAGACTCACAGGATAGATAGAGGGATCGGACGTTGAGGCATAGAGGCGAAGGACAGAGGATCTTCGCGAGGAAATTGTTAAAAAGTTATCGCATTGTACAAGTCTCGTGCTTGGCTTGGGTCCTTGGGTTCGGGGATGGCGGCCAATTTTGTCGAATTACCATACAGTGGTTTGAGACAGATCCAAATTAATATCTTTGAAGATTTCAGATTAATTTTGGATTTTCTATATTAGATatacattttatttatataaataattaatttaatataaactatattttatattaatattttaaatttttatatattttcatttattaatatttgtCATGTCgagataaaaattattaaaaaatcagctttaaaaaagtcttaacataacTAGAAAAACTAATTTTAGATAAGTTTTATATATTCATAATAATTTCAatacaattaaatatttttaataacgtttaaaataacattttaaagaaaaattaaaatcataattctAAATTGAACCGGAACTACCtcacatcaaaaataaaatttacagcTCGTCTAAGCcttcttttaattataaataagtatagaaagttttgtttaaaaaaacgTTTTTTAATCAAAACCTTAACACCAAAGGAATTAGGAAAAAcaccatttaattaaaattattaaaatttaatttttaattagttctCCAATATAGctatacaaattaaaatttaattctaaaatttttgtattatttaaattataattatttaaaaatttaattattaattttaatacaaaatCTAAGTAGgcaatttaatctaattaattttgtatttttcttttaatatttatgaaattgaCATTTTTATATGGACAGTTTAATTCAAACTGTTACTGTTTAGTATTTTATAAATCAACTATTAACGGTGTAAGTGACGTAGAgtacaaataaattataacttataataaaaattatattaaaaaaatttaaaatattttaaaatataccgGTTAAAGGtcaaaaactttaattttttggtGAGTTAAGTTTCCTCTGCTCCCTTTGTGACTCGATATTCTCACCATTTTCTCTTCCTTAAActtaatttcttctttttccttcctCAAGAAAAACGAtatgcgtcaattgactatcgataaaGAAGAAGAcgttgttgtccctattaagagctccagagatattccgatcgtcacttatgatttctgtatggtggggatatttctcacatacaatccaatcaattttcaaaatatgtagacctctttggcagatttatggTGGCAACCCTCGGACAGTTattgcattgaaggatttgattCCTGGTTACAAGccggatattttatttttgatggaaacaaaaacttTTAGTTctcgtataaaatttttttgtaattttttacgtTTTGATGGTTATTTCTTAATCAATAGACAAGAATTGGGATGAGACCTTTtattaatgtggaaga encodes:
- the LOC110631098 gene encoding uncharacterized protein LOC110631098; its protein translation is MATNLLPLGHVAIRASAATGPRRSGPNHRKNSSPSSSNWWTPLFGWSSEPDYIGSESKAEDLQDKRESVLESKSMRSRFAPGCFTEEKAKQLRMLTNDTSSFHDAMYHSAIASRLASDFKNKSDP